A genomic region of Streptosporangium lutulentum contains the following coding sequences:
- a CDS encoding LysR family transcriptional regulator: protein MLTPIQLRAIREVVATGSLRTAAKRLGFTPSAVSQQISSLERTLGVQLFERSPRSVRPTAAGAQLARKAARLLAELEATEDEMRSFATAHRGRLHLGSFWSAGFRLVPAVLAEFLRDRPQVDVRYEEGDPQVTIPAVIEGRLDLAVVFEYGMVPHSWPRDLDMTLIMEEPLYLLVPTGHRLAGRKRIQFGELAADRWISYTEGMDAARNLSYICAAGGFQPDVLFRTNDYNLPFELVRKGLGVAIVPELAMIESHDVYAFKLGNPAHVRRVSTVRRAADPNLLFNHAISRLRTAAEALDRRTDFPTALAGD from the coding sequence CGGCTCGCTCCGGACGGCCGCCAAGCGCCTCGGATTCACCCCTTCGGCCGTCTCGCAGCAGATCTCGTCCCTCGAACGCACACTCGGCGTCCAGCTGTTCGAACGCTCCCCACGCAGCGTGCGCCCCACCGCGGCGGGGGCTCAGCTCGCCCGCAAGGCGGCCAGGCTGCTGGCCGAGCTGGAGGCGACCGAGGACGAGATGCGCTCGTTCGCCACCGCGCATCGGGGCAGGCTGCATCTGGGAAGCTTCTGGTCAGCCGGCTTCCGGCTGGTGCCGGCCGTGCTCGCCGAGTTCCTGCGCGACCGCCCGCAGGTGGACGTCAGATACGAGGAAGGGGACCCACAGGTCACCATCCCCGCCGTCATCGAAGGGCGGCTCGACCTGGCCGTGGTGTTCGAGTACGGGATGGTCCCGCACAGCTGGCCCAGAGATCTGGACATGACGTTGATCATGGAGGAGCCGCTCTACCTGCTGGTGCCGACCGGCCATCGGCTGGCCGGCAGGAAGCGCATTCAGTTCGGCGAGCTCGCCGCCGACCGGTGGATCTCCTACACGGAGGGCATGGACGCCGCGCGCAACCTGTCGTACATCTGCGCGGCCGGCGGTTTCCAGCCTGACGTGTTGTTCCGCACCAACGACTACAACCTGCCCTTCGAGCTCGTGCGCAAAGGGCTGGGGGTCGCGATCGTGCCGGAGCTGGCCATGATCGAGTCACATGATGTGTACGCGTTCAAGCTCGGCAACCCGGCTCATGTCCGGAGGGTTTCCACCGTGCGCCGCGCCGCCGACCCCAACCTCCTCTTCAACCATGCGATCAGCAGGCTCAGGACGGCCGCCGAGGCTCTCGACCGGCGGACGGACTTCCCGACGGCCCTGGCGGGTGACTGA